A single region of the Glycine max cultivar Williams 82 chromosome 20, Glycine_max_v4.0, whole genome shotgun sequence genome encodes:
- the LOC100807566 gene encoding Probable membrane-associated kinase regulator 6-like codes for METSQPLSIESFSYSWLVNLRPSSLESLESSLRTSLDASDEASFIEMDPRMPPSKRFFKNSQDSKFDFPISQSPLTLVHADELFSNGYLMPLFVESLQMEEYESSDSNTSLVSSSSHAPTSEAPTGPSRCLSLKRCRTLSRRVFQKYLNFLRPLCRKLRVHKSSTEAVAKRGEAVKNRRYYSDTTSPRTSVAFSADDWRYSCDSESSIYEAVLHCKRSIGE; via the exons ATGGAAACTTCCCAGCCTCTTTCTATTGAAAGCTTCTCATACAGTTGGTTAGTGAACCTAAGGCCATCATCACTAGAAAGCCTAGAAAGCTCCCTAAGAACCTCCCTTGAtgcatctgatgaagcttcctTCATTGAGATGGACCCAAGAATGCCACCCTCTAAAAGATTCTTCAAGAACTCACAGGACTCCAAATTTGACTTCCCAATTTCACAGTCCCCTCTCACTCTTGTCCATGCAGACGAACTCTTTTCCAATGGCTATCTCATGCCACTCTTTGTTGAGTCATTGCAAATGGAAGAATATGAGTCCTCAGACTCCAACACAAGCCTGGTCTCATCATCTTCACATGCACCAACGAGTGAGGCTCCTACAGGCCCTTCTAGATGCCTTTCCTTAAAAAGGTGCAGAACATTGTCAAGGAGAGTGTTTCAGAAGTATCTGAATTTCTTGAGGCCTTTGTGTAGAAAGCTGAGGGTTCATAAGTCTAGTACTGAAGCTGTTGCTAAAAGAGGTGAGGCTGTGAAGAATAGGAGATACTATTCAGACACTACTTCACCGCGAACTAGTGTAGCCTTTTCTGCTGATGATTGGCGCTACTCTTGTGATTCTGAAAGCTCAATATACGAAGCAGTTCTCCATTGCAAAAGATCCATTG GAGAATGA